Proteins from a genomic interval of Chroococcidiopsis thermalis PCC 7203:
- a CDS encoding iron-siderophore ABC transporter substrate-binding protein — protein sequence MKSLHRLTCFLLLGLLAVTLIAACNTASNTRVTNTHTTNDQPQVGNCRIIQHEFGETCVPLKPQRIVALNPDINLDPLIALGIEPIGYTSDRIKGKEVLSGVSLDDVKGATNVGKPDQPSIEKIFMLKPDLILATKYHPYQFLSAIAPTVVVPSPNLEMAGHEAFFKENLRYVAKVLGEETKAESVLSQYQKRIEDLKQRLGNRLSQIKVSVIYYIHGLVYTPAKNYDATADVLIDLGLHYKLPPSGKSFSIESVDEYNTDILFIINLERKPLSFFLQHPIFSRLKAVKNNRAYLVPLERWDTRGILGANQILDDLFKYLPENT from the coding sequence ATGAAATCTCTGCACCGTCTCACCTGTTTTTTGCTTTTAGGACTCTTAGCAGTAACTCTCATTGCCGCTTGCAACACTGCTAGTAATACCCGCGTGACAAATACCCATACTACAAATGACCAGCCGCAAGTGGGGAATTGCCGAATCATTCAGCACGAATTTGGCGAAACCTGCGTCCCACTAAAACCACAGCGGATTGTTGCCTTAAACCCTGACATTAATCTCGATCCTCTAATCGCTCTCGGGATCGAGCCAATTGGTTACACGTCCGATCGCATCAAAGGGAAAGAAGTTCTTTCTGGTGTATCGCTTGATGATGTGAAAGGAGCTACGAATGTTGGGAAGCCAGATCAGCCTTCAATCGAAAAAATTTTCATGCTCAAACCGGATTTGATTTTAGCAACAAAGTACCATCCGTATCAATTCTTATCCGCGATCGCACCTACCGTTGTAGTGCCTTCTCCGAACCTTGAGATGGCAGGTCATGAAGCATTCTTTAAGGAAAATCTACGATATGTAGCCAAAGTTCTTGGTGAAGAAACAAAAGCTGAGTCAGTTTTAAGTCAATATCAGAAACGAATTGAAGACTTGAAGCAACGCTTGGGAAATCGGTTGTCACAAATCAAAGTTTCCGTAATTTATTATATTCATGGTCTTGTTTATACACCAGCAAAAAACTATGATGCAACTGCTGATGTTCTAATCGATCTGGGGCTACACTATAAACTGCCACCTTCTGGTAAGTCCTTCAGCATTGAAAGCGTCGATGAATACAACACTGACATCCTATTTATTATTAATCTGGAACGAAAGCCACTCAGCTTTTTTCTTCAACATCCTATATTTAGTCGCCTCAAAGCAGTCAAAAACAATCGAGCTTATCTCGTGCCTTTAGAAAGATGGGATACCAGGGGGATTTTAGGAGCGAATCAAATCTTGGATGACTTGTTTAAATACCTGCCGGAAAATACATAA
- a CDS encoding DUF1636 family protein, translating into MSKHVLFVCKSCHRGSEELPEGQPADGVMLLDRINDLCSEEFSSDEVEIQPVGCLWACSQGCVVSVSSQDKPTYLFVNLSP; encoded by the coding sequence ATGTCCAAACACGTTCTCTTTGTCTGCAAATCCTGTCACCGTGGCTCTGAAGAACTACCAGAAGGTCAGCCTGCTGATGGCGTTATGTTGCTTGACAGAATCAACGATTTATGCAGTGAAGAATTCTCATCTGATGAAGTTGAAATTCAGCCAGTTGGATGTTTATGGGCTTGCTCTCAAGGCTGTGTGGTATCGGTATCTAGTCAAGACAAACCAACATATCTGTTTGTCAATCTTTCACCATAA
- a CDS encoding TonB-dependent siderophore receptor, producing MLGTPAKGESVGAQIREVDKNIPQLSEIELPATTAQNLVQQPTNETSGEVIAITGVTANPTDKGVEIVLQTTQGKVLQPVTLTLGNTYIANIPNAVLTLPQGEFRQDNPASGITRVAVTQATANSIRVAVTGEAALPQVQLYDAPNQGLIFSFTPGTSAAQTPPAPEDDEQEIVVTDEQDGYLVPDTNVGTRTDTPLRDIPQSIQIIPQQVLEEQQVDSLNEAIKNVPGVIQNTPDDTPIFNSFTIRGFDAGENQNFTRNGLKLRFANSTTAIFSNIERVEVLRGPASVLFGGGEPGGTINIVTKQPLREPFYSVEASVGSYDFYQGALDLTGPLNDSKTILYRLNASYESAESFVNFVNREISAVAGAIKFELGKNTDLTFDIQYVGATQRGGSGLPVEGTILPNPNGEIPRNRNLAEPDSRFIIDRLIAGYNLEHRFSENWSLRNAFYFADNNYRIRDSVAAISLEPDLRTVERFADEVDTRDQTFDFVTNVVGKFSTGAIQHQLLLGVDLSRFDSRFFTDGAFRGTPIDLFDPVYSTEILERTDPPSETTTLTDSLGIYLQDQVTITNNLKLLLGGRFDAFEQTEEDLLENTETSQSGDAFSPRLGIVYQPIEPISLYASYTRSFAPSYGRSADDEPFEPGRGTQYEIGVKADINDRLSATLALYDLTRTNVNTTDPDNPNFEIQTGEQNSQGVELFISGEILPGWNIIAGYAYTDARITQDETYEVGNRINNVPESSFNLWTSYEIQSGNLQGLGFGIGFFYVGDRQGDLENTFTLPSYFRTDAAIFYKRGQFRAALNVNNLFDVEYFENSNSGLSVYPAEPFTVQGKVSWEF from the coding sequence TTGCTCGGCACTCCGGCAAAAGGTGAGTCAGTAGGAGCGCAGATTCGAGAAGTTGACAAAAATATTCCCCAACTAAGCGAAATTGAACTTCCCGCGACAACCGCTCAAAATTTGGTACAGCAACCAACCAACGAAACTTCAGGGGAAGTTATTGCGATTACGGGAGTTACGGCTAATCCCACCGATAAAGGTGTAGAGATCGTTCTACAAACCACTCAGGGCAAAGTGCTTCAGCCTGTAACTCTGACTTTGGGCAACACATATATTGCAAATATTCCCAACGCCGTACTAACACTACCACAAGGAGAATTTCGTCAAGATAATCCTGCAAGCGGAATTACTCGCGTGGCTGTGACTCAGGCTACTGCCAATAGTATTCGAGTCGCGGTGACAGGGGAAGCAGCTTTACCACAAGTGCAATTATATGACGCTCCCAATCAGGGGTTGATTTTTAGCTTCACGCCAGGTACATCCGCTGCCCAGACTCCGCCAGCGCCAGAAGATGACGAGCAGGAAATTGTGGTGACAGACGAGCAAGATGGCTATCTCGTCCCTGATACCAACGTGGGAACGAGAACCGATACACCTTTGCGCGATATTCCCCAGTCGATTCAAATCATTCCGCAACAGGTGCTAGAGGAACAACAAGTTGACAGCCTCAATGAAGCAATCAAAAATGTCCCTGGTGTAATTCAAAATACTCCTGATGACACCCCTATATTTAACTCGTTCACAATTCGGGGATTTGATGCTGGTGAGAATCAAAACTTTACCAGGAATGGATTGAAATTGCGATTTGCAAATTCGACAACAGCAATTTTCTCGAACATCGAACGGGTTGAGGTTCTCAGAGGACCTGCTTCAGTTCTATTTGGTGGAGGTGAACCTGGAGGGACAATTAATATTGTCACTAAACAACCCCTGCGCGAGCCTTTTTACTCGGTTGAAGCGTCTGTTGGCAGCTACGATTTTTATCAGGGTGCGCTCGATTTGACGGGTCCATTGAATGATTCCAAAACAATTTTGTACCGACTGAATGCCTCTTACGAATCTGCCGAAAGTTTTGTCAATTTTGTCAATCGAGAAATCTCAGCCGTTGCAGGTGCTATAAAGTTTGAACTTGGCAAAAATACCGATCTAACCTTTGATATACAGTATGTTGGAGCTACGCAGCGTGGCGGTTCTGGTCTTCCCGTTGAGGGAACGATATTACCGAACCCAAATGGCGAAATTCCTCGTAATCGCAATCTCGCAGAACCAGATAGTAGATTTATCATAGATAGGCTCATTGCTGGGTACAACCTAGAGCATCGCTTTAGTGAAAACTGGTCATTGCGAAATGCTTTTTACTTTGCCGACAATAATTATAGAATCAGAGACAGCGTTGCTGCAATAAGCCTCGAACCCGATCTAAGAACTGTAGAGCGATTCGCTGATGAGGTTGATACCAGGGATCAAACCTTTGATTTCGTGACGAATGTTGTGGGTAAGTTTTCTACAGGAGCAATTCAGCATCAACTTCTACTAGGTGTCGATCTCAGCCGATTTGATTCTAGATTCTTTACTGATGGGGCTTTCCGAGGAACACCCATCGATCTTTTTGACCCAGTTTACAGTACGGAGATACTTGAGCGAACTGACCCCCCTAGCGAAACCACCACTTTAACCGATTCGTTGGGGATTTATCTTCAAGACCAAGTCACCATAACAAATAATCTCAAGTTATTACTGGGTGGTCGATTTGATGCCTTTGAGCAAACTGAGGAAGATCTGCTCGAAAATACTGAAACATCTCAATCTGGGGATGCTTTTAGTCCGCGTCTGGGCATTGTCTATCAACCCATCGAGCCGATTTCGCTCTATGCCAGCTATACTCGCTCTTTTGCCCCAAGTTATGGTAGGTCTGCTGATGACGAACCATTTGAGCCAGGACGCGGGACGCAATATGAGATTGGAGTCAAAGCAGATATAAACGATCGCCTTTCTGCCACGCTGGCATTGTACGATTTAACTCGCACTAACGTTAACACCACCGATCCTGATAATCCTAACTTTGAAATTCAAACAGGAGAACAAAATAGCCAAGGTGTCGAGCTATTTATATCTGGAGAAATTTTACCAGGATGGAATATTATTGCAGGCTATGCTTACACTGATGCGCGAATTACACAAGATGAAACGTATGAAGTTGGTAATCGAATTAATAACGTGCCAGAAAGTAGTTTCAATTTGTGGACGAGCTATGAAATTCAATCAGGGAATTTGCAAGGATTGGGTTTCGGAATCGGATTTTTCTATGTGGGCGATCGCCAGGGAGACTTAGAGAATACCTTTACCTTACCCAGCTATTTTCGCACTGATGCGGCTATTTTCTACAAGCGCGGTCAATTCAGAGCAGCGCTTAACGTCAACAATTTATTCGATGTCGAGTATTTTGAAAATTCTAATTCTGGTCTGAGTGTTTATCCAGCAGAGCCATTTACCGTGCAAGGCAAGGTTTCATGGGAGTTTTGA
- a CDS encoding ABC transporter ATP-binding protein has translation MQLYISPSNLRSKKHPLLRLLGYAKNYRPQIWIAVTCTILNQLCDLAPSYLIGVAVDVVVEKENSLIAQIGITNIIGQLAILSLLTLLVWSLESLFEFLYDRLWRNLAQTIQHELRLDTYSHLQELELSYFEERSTGELLSIVNDDINQLERFLNFGAAEILQFLTVVLAVGGSFILIAPSVAPFAILPIPFIFWGSFVFQKQLAPRYADVREKAGFISSRLANNLSGIATIKSFTTEDYERSRVLDESDAYRRSNKKAIALSAAFYPLIRFLVVVGFIATLFFGGIAVANNRLTVGTYGFLVFIVQLLLWPFASLSQIMDEYQRAMASIRRVMGLLDTPIAIGGGDRTLPLTVVRGEVQIENIAFAYKERHKILKNLSLHIPAGANIGIVGATGSGKSTLVKLLLRFYEIQSGRIRIDGVDIRELQLRELRRCIGWVSQDVFLFHGTVAQNIAYGNLAASDEEIVHAAKLAEAHEFIVELPQGYETIVGERGQKLSGGQRQRIAIARAILKDPPILILDEATSAVDNETEAAIQKSLTKITQNRTTIAIAHRLSTIRHSDRIYVMDRGEIVEQGKHEDLLALNGIYASLWRVQSGI, from the coding sequence ATGCAATTATATATATCGCCATCTAATTTGCGATCCAAAAAGCATCCACTTCTACGATTGTTAGGCTACGCCAAAAACTACCGTCCTCAAATCTGGATTGCTGTCACCTGTACGATTCTCAACCAACTCTGCGACCTAGCGCCATCCTATCTAATCGGTGTTGCAGTCGATGTGGTAGTAGAAAAAGAGAATTCTCTGATTGCTCAAATTGGCATAACCAACATCATTGGTCAACTAGCAATACTATCCCTATTAACTCTATTAGTTTGGAGCCTAGAATCGCTATTTGAATTTCTGTACGATCGCCTCTGGCGCAACCTTGCCCAAACCATCCAACACGAATTACGCCTCGATACCTACAGCCATTTACAAGAACTAGAACTGAGCTATTTTGAAGAACGCTCCACCGGAGAACTTCTCTCGATTGTCAACGATGACATCAATCAATTAGAAAGATTTCTCAATTTTGGCGCAGCAGAAATTCTCCAATTTCTCACCGTTGTTTTGGCTGTGGGTGGCTCGTTTATTCTGATTGCTCCTAGTGTGGCTCCTTTCGCAATTCTGCCGATTCCTTTCATTTTTTGGGGTTCATTTGTTTTTCAAAAACAACTCGCTCCCCGCTATGCAGATGTACGCGAAAAAGCGGGATTTATTAGTAGCCGTTTAGCCAACAATCTCTCAGGCATTGCGACAATTAAAAGCTTTACTACCGAAGACTACGAGCGCAGCCGTGTCCTTGATGAAAGCGATGCTTATCGACGTAGTAACAAAAAAGCGATCGCCCTTTCTGCTGCTTTTTATCCGTTAATTCGCTTCCTAGTTGTCGTAGGTTTTATCGCTACGCTATTTTTTGGTGGTATAGCTGTAGCAAACAATCGCCTCACCGTAGGAACTTACGGTTTCTTGGTATTTATCGTACAGCTATTACTTTGGCCCTTTGCCTCTTTAAGCCAAATTATGGACGAGTATCAAAGAGCAATGGCTTCGATCCGTAGGGTGATGGGATTGTTAGATACCCCGATCGCGATTGGGGGGGGCGATCGCACCTTACCATTAACAGTAGTACGCGGTGAAGTGCAGATAGAGAATATCGCCTTTGCCTACAAAGAGCGCCACAAGATCTTGAAAAACTTATCGCTGCATATTCCCGCAGGAGCGAATATCGGTATTGTCGGTGCGACGGGTTCGGGGAAAAGTACGCTCGTCAAACTCTTGTTGCGCTTTTACGAAATTCAAAGCGGACGCATTAGGATTGATGGAGTCGATATTCGAGAATTACAACTACGAGAACTGCGACGTTGCATTGGTTGGGTGAGCCAAGATGTATTTTTGTTTCACGGTACGGTAGCTCAAAACATCGCCTATGGTAACTTAGCAGCCAGCGACGAAGAGATCGTCCATGCTGCCAAATTAGCCGAAGCACATGAGTTTATTGTGGAGTTGCCGCAAGGGTACGAGACGATTGTGGGAGAACGGGGACAGAAGCTTTCTGGCGGACAAAGACAGCGAATTGCGATCGCCCGTGCGATTCTCAAAGACCCGCCCATACTGATTTTAGATGAAGCAACGTCTGCGGTAGACAACGAGACTGAAGCCGCAATTCAAAAATCCCTGACCAAGATTACTCAAAACCGTACCACAATTGCGATCGCTCACCGCCTTTCCACAATTCGTCACAGCGATCGGATTTACGTGATGGATCGAGGTGAAATTGTCGAGCAGGGTAAACACGAAGACTTACTAGCACTTAATGGCATTTATGCTAGTCTTTGGCGAGTGCAGTCTGGCATTTGA